CTCGATGCCGCAGTAACGCTGGCGCAGAGCAGCACCGCCCCGGTCGCTCTCGAATATACCAGCGGATCCCGCCATTTCGAAGCCGCAGTGGTGGCGCTCGGCAGCGGGCAGGTCCTGGTGCATTCCCGCGAGGTCACGGACAGGAAGCGCGCAGAGGCGAAGGTGCGCCGGACGAACGAGATGCTCAATACGCTCATCCAGACCTCGCCGCTCGCCATCGGCGTACTCGACAAGAGGGGAAATGTCATCGTCTGGAACAGGGCCGCAGAGCAGCTCTTCGGCTGGACCGAGGAAGAAGTGATAGACCGGCCGCTCCCTATCGTGCCGGAACACGAACGGGCAGCCTTCCATTCCCAGCTCGAGCGCGAGCTCCAGGGGGAGTTGCGAAAGGGGCTCGAGTTGCGCCGCGTAAGAAAGGATGGAACCACGGTGCCCGTGAGCCTCTGGACCACCCCGCTGTATGATTTAAGGAACGAGGTCATCGGTGTCATAGGCATGTTCGCCGATAATACCGAACGGGAGCGGACGCTGGAGGCATTGAGAAATTCCGAGGAGTCCCTCCGCCTTATCCTGAACAGCGTCTGCGATGCGATCTTCATCCATCACCTGGACGGGACGATCATCGATGTGAACGAAAAGATGCTGGAGCTCTACGGGGTGACCCGTGAGGAAGCGCTTGCGTCTCCGGTACTGTTCTTTTCGAGCCCCGATAACCCCTTCGCCCTGGCGCCGCAGCTATGGAGCAGGGCGCTTGCGGGAGAGCCCCAGCTTTTCGAGTGGAAAGCGCGCCGCCCTCATGACGGCGCCACCTTCGACGTGGAGGTCTTCCTCCGGCGGATACAGCTCGACCTGAGCGATGCGATCATGGCCAGTGTGCGCGATATCACCGAGCGAAAGCGGGTGGAAGAGCAGCTCCGCGAGGGGCAGCGGATGAAGGTCCTGGGCCAGCTTGCCGCAGGCGTGGCGCACGAGGTGAGGAATCCGCTGAATGCGATCATTGCCGTTACCGAGGCTCTCGTCCAGGATCTCGGATCAGCGCAGGAATACAAACCGTTTCTCGATCACATACATATACAGGTGAACCGGCTCTCGACGCTCATGCGCGAGCTCCTCGATCTCGGCAAGCCGATCCGGCCCGCACAGCTGTATCGCGAATCTCTCGTCACCCTCTGCTCCGCTGCAATAGAGCTGTGGAGCAGGTCGACCGCGCACAAAGGGCGCTGCGTCCGGCTCGTCGCCCCGCCCGCCGGGACATGCAGCGATGTGGTCGCGGACGGCGCCCGGCTCCAGCAGGTAGTGCTGAATCTCATCGAGAACGCGGCCCAGCACAGCCCGGAGGCAAGCGAGATTACGGTGGAGATAGCAGCGACGCCGAAGACGGTACAGGTGCGCATTATCGATCGGGGGACAGGGATAGCGCAGGATGCCCTTCCCCGTGTCTTCGAGCCGTTCTTTACCTTGCGGAAGGGAGGAACCGGGCTGGGGCTCAGCGTCGTCAAGCACATCGTCCAGTCTCTCGGCGGCGAGGTAACGATAGGGAACAACGACCCGCCGCCCGGCTGTACGGCATCGTTCACGCTGCCGGCAGCAGAGAATGCAGCAGCAGGGGATGCAGCAGCATGAACCCCGCCGTTCTGCTCATCG
The Nitrospirota bacterium DNA segment above includes these coding regions:
- a CDS encoding PAS domain S-box protein, which gives rise to MLKASPDLYLWLDERGVILKYHSGDPSSLSVPLEHLIGKRLDQALPAEIARTLDAAVTLAQSSTAPVALEYTSGSRHFEAAVVALGSGQVLVHSREVTDRKRAEAKVRRTNEMLNTLIQTSPLAIGVLDKRGNVIVWNRAAEQLFGWTEEEVIDRPLPIVPEHERAAFHSQLERELQGELRKGLELRRVRKDGTTVPVSLWTTPLYDLRNEVIGVIGMFADNTERERTLEALRNSEESLRLILNSVCDAIFIHHLDGTIIDVNEKMLELYGVTREEALASPVLFFSSPDNPFALAPQLWSRALAGEPQLFEWKARRPHDGATFDVEVFLRRIQLDLSDAIMASVRDITERKRVEEQLREGQRMKVLGQLAAGVAHEVRNPLNAIIAVTEALVQDLGSAQEYKPFLDHIHIQVNRLSTLMRELLDLGKPIRPAQLYRESLVTLCSAAIELWSRSTAHKGRCVRLVAPPAGTCSDVVADGARLQQVVLNLIENAAQHSPEASEITVEIAATPKTVQVRIIDRGTGIAQDALPRVFEPFFTLRKGGTGLGLSVVKHIVQSLGGEVTIGNNDPPPGCTASFTLPAAENAAAGDAAA